A window of the Capricornis sumatraensis isolate serow.1 chromosome 9, serow.2, whole genome shotgun sequence genome harbors these coding sequences:
- the LOC138086472 gene encoding olfactory receptor-like protein OLF4, whose amino-acid sequence MEPGNNTRISEFLLLGLSEEQELQPLIFGLFLSMYLITVFGNLLIILAVSSDSRLHSPMYFLLSNLSFVDICFTSTTIPKMLWNIQNKSKGITYEGCITQMYFYILFAGLDDVLLSVMAYDRYVAICHPLHYMVIMSPQLCVLLVLISWVLIALYSLLHSLMVLRLPFCPVVQIPHFFCELSQIVKLASSDNFLNNIVMYFAAVLMGVGPFAGILYSYCKIVSCICKITSAQGKYKAFSTCVSHLSIVFLFYFTAVGVFLSSAATHTSHSSTVASVMYTVVTPMLNPFIYSLRNRDIKEGLKSLYLMPSVKDQLY is encoded by the coding sequence ATGGAACCAGGGAATAATACACGAAtttcagaatttcttcttctgggactttcAGAAGAACAAGAACTGCAGCCTCTCATATTTGGGCTCTTCCTCTCCATGTACCTAATCACTGTATTTGGAAACCTGCTCATCATCCTGGCCGTCAGCTCAGACTCCCGTCTCCACAGCCCTATGTATTTCCTCCTCTCCAATCTGTCCTTTGTAGACATCTgcttcacctccaccaccatcccaAAGATGCTGTGGAACATCCAGAACAAGAGCAAAGGTATCACCTATGAAGGCTGCATCACCCAGATgtatttttacattctctttgCAGGATTAGATGACGTTCTCTTGAGTGTGATGGCCTATGATCGGtatgtggccatctgccaccccCTGCACTACATGGTCATCATGAGCCCCCAGCTCTGTGTATTGCTGGTTCTGATATCCTGGGTGCTGATTGCCTTGTATTCCTTGCTACACAGCTTAATGGTGTTGCGATTGCCCTTCTGTCCAGTTGTGCAAATCCCCCACTTTTTCTGTGAACTCAGTCAGATAGTAAAACTTGCCAGTTCTGACAACTTTCTTAATAATATAGTGATGTATTTTGCAGCTGTCCTGATGGGTGTTGGTCCTTTTGCTGGTATCCTTTACTCATATTGTAAAATAGTTTCTTGCATATGTAAAATCACATCAGCTCAGGGGAAGTATAAAGCATTTTCCACCTGTGTGTCCCACCTTTCAATTgtcttcctgttttattttacagCCGTAGGAGTGTTCCTTAGCTCTGCTGCCACCCACACCTCACATTCAAGTACAGTCGCCTCGGTGATGTACACTGTGGTCACACCCATGCTAAACCCTTTCATCTACAGTCTGAGAAACCGAGATATAAAAGAGGGTCTAAAGAGTTTGTATTTGATGCCAAGTGTAAAAGACCAATTATACTAG